A stretch of Helicobacter pylori DNA encodes these proteins:
- the rpmE gene encoding 50S ribosomal protein L31, whose amino-acid sequence MKKGIHPEYIPCKVTCVTSGKEIEVLSTKPEMRIDISSFCHPFYTGSDKIADTAGRVEKFKQRYNLK is encoded by the coding sequence ATGAAAAAAGGCATTCACCCCGAATATATCCCATGCAAAGTTACTTGCGTAACGAGCGGGAAAGAAATTGAAGTTTTAAGCACCAAACCTGAAATGCGTATTGATATTTCTAGCTTTTGCCACCCTTTCTATACCGGTAGCGATAAGATCGCTGACACTGCAGGGAGAGTAGAGAAATTCAAGCAACGCTACAACTTGAAGTAA